A window of Methanobacterium sp. genomic DNA:
TGTAAACAATCTCACCTTGGAAAATTATTTCTTCATCTTCATCGTGGTCATGGCTATGACCATGATGGTGGTCATGGCTGTGTTCATGGGTTTCATCTCCATTATGTAATCCGAGGATGTGTGGTATGTCATGTCTGGTGTGAACTCCCGGAGCTAAAAAGACAGGGGTGACCACAATTTTTTCCACACCCATTTGGGCCAATTTGTTAATTGAAGAGGGGATGGAGGGTTTGTTCATATTCATAAAACCGATTTCCACAGGATATTCAGTTTGCTCCTTGTAAATTGTAGCTAACTTGCTGAGAACATCCTTTCCATAGGGCAATCTGCTGCCATGACCCACCAATATAACGCCTACTTTATTTTTTGTGTTTGAATTTGTAACCATAGGAAATAACTCCTTCATCACTTTCTGCTCTAATTTTCCTGAATACTAACTCTACTTCTTGACCTATTTCAATATCTTCAGTGTCACAGTCCACAATCTGACTGGTAATTTTTGCACCTTCGTCTAACTCAATTATTGCTACAGGATAGGGGGATATATTCTTAAATTCATCTGTAGGTGTGTGTATAACTGAATAACTATGTATTTTTCCATTTCCATTAAATTTAATATCTTCTAATTTCCCTTTTCTTCTGCATTTAGGGCAAATAACTCTCATGGGGAAAAAAACTTCTCCACATTGTAAACACTTTGATCCAATGAGATTGTAGCGTTGTGGAATATGACGCCATCCTCTTACAATATCTTTCATTATTAACCTCGCTAAGATTTGATTATGTTTTGGTTATTTACAAAATATAAATTTGCACATAGAGATTGGATAATTAATTCGTATCATGCTTTATATAATTATGATGTTTTTATATGTTTTACGATTACTTGTGGTATTGGTAAATTTTTGTTTTATTTGATGTTTGGATAGTTTCAAATAACAGATTTGGGCATAGAAATAACTTTATATAGTATTACATTTCTAATTATTTTTATTAAATAATAAAAAAATTTAAATTCATAATATTTTTAGTTCCCTATTAATAATTAAATTAGGTAAAAAAATGAATAACCACGGATATGTAATGAGCTTAACTTCATTTTTACTTGTTATCCCTGCTTTTTTACTCATTATAATATTTATAAACATGTCAGTTGGTTTCACAAGCTTTCAAGAAACTATTTTAGTATCAGATGACGTTTCAGGGGTGTCTAAAGATTTACAATCTCAAATACCTAAAATAGGCCGGGAAGTGCTAAAAGATAAATCAGAAGAGGTTATAAAATCTGGAAATCCTCTA
This region includes:
- a CDS encoding Zn-ribbon domain-containing OB-fold protein, encoding MKDIVRGWRHIPQRYNLIGSKCLQCGEVFFPMRVICPKCRRKGKLEDIKFNGNGKIHSYSVIHTPTDEFKNISPYPVAIIELDEGAKITSQIVDCDTEDIEIGQEVELVFRKIRAESDEGVISYGYKFKHKK
- the cfbA gene encoding sirohydrochlorin nickelochelatase — its product is MKELFPMVTNSNTKNKVGVILVGHGSRLPYGKDVLSKLATIYKEQTEYPVEIGFMNMNKPSIPSSINKLAQMGVEKIVVTPVFLAPGVHTRHDIPHILGLHNGDETHEHSHDHHHGHSHDHDEDEEIIFQGEIVYTEPLGADPKIAAIIKDRVDNAL